From the genome of Sediminibacter sp. Hel_I_10:
TGCTTGAGCACTGAGACAGCAAAAAGGGACCGCACAGAGGAAATTCGGCAGACTTTCCATGACAGTCATTAAGCACTCTCCAAAAAATTAATTATAAAAGATGTTGCCAACTGGCTTTTTTTTTTACAATTAATAATCTTGAATTAAAACTTCAGTTGGAATATGAAGAGTGGTATTTAGTTTTCTAATCATATCTAAAGTCAGCTTTCGTTTTTTATTCAAAATCTCACTAACTCTGCTTTTAAATCCGACAATTTCTGCTAAGTCCTTTTGTTTCATCCCCATTTGTTCCATTCGAAACTTAATTGCCTCGATTGGGTCAGGCAATCCGATTGGGAATTGCTCGTTTTCATATCGATCAATCAAAATTGAAATAATTTCCAATTCGTCTCCTTCTTCCGTTTCTTTTTTTGCATCAAAAATGTCCTCAAGTCTGTTGAGAGCTTTTTGATAGTCTTTTTCATTTCTAATTGGTGATATTTTCATAATTAGATGTTATTTGCATCAATTTTATCATATTCTGCGTGAGTTCCAATAAACCTTATCCAGCATATTCCATAATCAAAATTAAATTTTACAATCAAATGATAATTATTGCCTTTGATGTTGTAAACTATTCGATTGTGTTTTAAAATACTTGCACTAGGATATTCACTTTTCAATTCGTTAATATTGTTCCATTCGGATTTTTCAGTTTCTCTATATCACGCCTTTAATTGTTCTTCACAATCAGCGTGTTTTTCCCAAAAATCTCGTAAAGTTCCCTTTGCGATTACTCTCACGTCGTGATTCTTTAAGGCAAATATACTAAAAAGTTACCAATTTGGTAATTTCTTCGTTTTTTAGCTTGTTGACAACTCGTTATATTCAAAACAGTCTTTCACTTGGAAAGCCAATATTAATGGATCTCATTTTCGAAGAAAAGCAAGATAGAGATGCTCATTATTTTATTTATTTCTTTCAAAATGTTATAAAAAAAGGCCATTTCCGAAGAAATGGCCTTTGATTTTAATGATAACAACTATTTGAGTTATTCAATCTCTCCATCTGGATTAACGCCTTTATTCTTAAGCGTATCATACATTAACGGAGTTGCAATAAATACCGAAGAATAGGTACCAACAACCACACCGACGATAAGGGCAAACAATAAGCCTCTTAACGATTCTGCTCCAAAAGCAAACATAGCTATCAATACCACTAAAGTGGTTAAAGACGTATTCAATGTTCTACTTAGTGTGCTATTGATTGCAGCGTTGATATTGTAGCCACCTTTAAACCCAGCGCGCTCTGCCAATACTTCTCTAATTCTATCAAATACAACCACGGTATCATTCAATGAATAACCAATTACCGTCAAAATTGCAGCGATAAAGGCTTGGTCAATTTCCATAGAAAATGGCATGAACTTATACAACAATGAGAAAATACCTAAAACGATAATAACATCATGGAAAACAGCCGCGACCGCACCCAATGAGAATTGC
Proteins encoded in this window:
- a CDS encoding type II toxin-antitoxin system HigA family antitoxin; the protein is MKISPIRNEKDYQKALNRLEDIFDAKKETEEGDELEIISILIDRYENEQFPIGLPDPIEAIKFRMEQMGMKQKDLAEIVGFKSRVSEILNKKRKLTLDMIRKLNTTLHIPTEVLIQDY